The Corylus avellana chromosome ca8, CavTom2PMs-1.0 genome has a segment encoding these proteins:
- the LOC132190048 gene encoding uncharacterized protein LOC132190048, whose product MKSNKTMGEGAHVEDGMSLIKQLASCNQSARNKALRVLLNTWLPSQRALPEDDLKKLWKGLFYCVWHADKFPVQSHLIDRLSSLLLRLHLPLSLRYFSVFLLTMRREWPGIDALRLDKFYLLIRRFLHHCFAFLKSNSWDLEISSRLMGVLVESTFFSDDKFQGNGVNYHIASVFLEELRPFLPVRSEILELLLEPFVSVMGRLPDKVLLGKIRSNMFGELLKMGKKLLEIKKVGGEVDSGDDAMVFGTIALTMGFSSKFYELGSSPHCCQGNRKVLFSLHEAFSKLEKDLASSGIEVSLPDIVENDDDEVPSLVPIGTEMEVGGLEPAEVAGDAVNVSAEDKPLSKGRKKKKDSGGSSKKAKKKKKNEISDMVLDSSSTGVEKENAAIANGENSNDEHTDDGSPVEFNESVISNLQMQFEKVAAEAGLDVNVASACDLPKRKVNGTVSKKRKRAKSMDAQQSRNPELNSGGDALGGTSVKSAKKVRFSMKSNLEWKPHNPLPPQILRLPPSVTPRGSALKQGVPPGPIREMPPAAKKVKQGAVSVKKPRKGIKGISPAIKRLKKLKSRST is encoded by the coding sequence ATGAAATCCAACAAAACAATGGGCGAGGGAGCGCATGTAGAAGACGGTATGTCACTGATAAAGCAGCTGGCGTCGTGCAACCAGAGCGCCCGGAACAAGGCTCTCCGGGTCCTCCTCAACACGTGGCTTCCGTCCCAACGCGCCCTCCCCGAAGACGACCTCAAGAAGCTCTGGAAGGGCCTCTTCTACTGCGTCTGGCACGCCGACAAATTCCCCGTCCAGTCCCACCTCATCGACCgcctctcctctctcctcctTCGCCTccatctccctctctccctccgCTACTTCTCCGTCTTCCTCCTCACCATGCGCCGCGAGTGGCCCGGCATCGACGCCCTCAGGTTAGACAAATTCTACCTCTTGATTCGAAGGTTTTTGCATCATTGTTTTGCTTTCTTGAAGAGTAATTCCTGGGATTTGGAGATTTCGAGTCGTTTGATGGGTGTGTTGGTGGAGAGCACTTTCTTCTCTGATGATAAGTTTCAGGGTAATGGTGTTAACTACCATATTGCCTCTGTTTTTCTTGAAGAGCTCAGGCCGTTCCTCCCGGTTCGGTCTGAAATACTCGAGCTTCTTCTGGAACCCTTTGTTTCGGTTATGGGGAGGTTGCCTGATAAGGTGTTGTTAGGGAAGATTAGGTCTAACATGTTTGGTGAGTTGTTGAAAATGGGGAAGAAGTTATTGGAGATCAAGAAAGTGGGGGGTGAAGTTGATTCGGGTGATGATGCCATGGTTTTTGGGACAATTGCGTTAACAATGGGGTTTTCGAGCAAGTTTTATGAATTGGGTTCTTCGCCTCATTGCTGTCAGGGGAATAGGAAGGTGCTGTTTTCTTTGCATGAGGCGTTTTCGAAGTTAGAGAAGGATCTGGCGTCTTCGGGGATTGAAGTTTCGCTTCCTGATATTGTTGAGAATGATGACGATGAAGTGCCGAGTTTGGTTCCTATTGGCACGGAGATGGAAGTGGGTGGTCTGGAACCTGCTGAGGTTGCTGGAGATGCTGTCAATGTGTCTGCTGAAGATAAACCTTTGAGCAAGGgcaggaagaagaagaaagactcCGGTGGCAGTAGCAAAAAGgctaagaagaagaaaaagaatgagaTTTCTGATATGGTTTTAGATAGCAGTTCTACAGGCGTAGAAAAGGAGAATGCAGCTATTGCAAATGGTGAGAATTCAAATGATGAACATACAGATGATGGAAGTCCAGTAGAATTTAATGAATCTGTGATTTCGAACCTCCAGATGCAGTTTGAGAAGGTTGCTGCTGAAGCAGGTTTGGATGTTAATGTTGCAAGTGCCTGTGATTTGCCTAAACGTAAAGTTAATGGTACTGTATCTAAGAAGAGAAAGAGGGCAAAGAGTATGGATGCACAACAATCGCGAAATCCCGAGCTGAATAGTGGAGGGGATGCTCTAGGTGGCACATCTGTAAAGAGTGCGAAGAAGGTAAGGTTTTCCATGAAAAGTAACTTGGAGTGGAAGCCCCACAATCCATTACCCCCACAAATTTTGAGATTGCCTCCATCTGTTACACCTAGAGGAAGTGCTCTTAAACAAGGGGTACCTCCTGGTCCCATCCGGGAGATGCCTCCTGCAGCTAAAAAAGTGAAACAGGGTGCTGTTTCTGTTAAGAAGCCCCGGAAGGGAATAAAAGGCATTTCCCCAGCCATCAAACGCTTGAAGAAGTTGAAATCTCGTTCTACCTAG
- the LOC132190959 gene encoding disease resistance protein RPV1-like gives MASSSSSTRLWSYDVFLSFRGQDTREDFIAHLCKALRQKGIYTYMDDRLQEGDEISPTLFKAIKESRTAIVVLSENYASSTWCLGELMEILACRETKQQIVLPLFYKVDPSDVRHQRKSFGETFAKHEGRFKEGTVQSWKVALHKVANLFGWHLEQRNEFKFIKEIVQVVSRMVSHTYLNVAKYPIGIESRVQDINVLLSIGMSDKRMVGIFGVGGIGKTTIVKAIYNLISYQFEDSCFLANIRENSKRECGLVQLQETLLFEILGDSSLKIGNVDRGINVIKERLCSKRVLLVLDDVDELIQLETLSGEHDCQHAFQSDKPNDDFVELTEHALCYAGGLPLALAVLGSNLYGRDKYHWKSALEKYKRIPEKNIHEKLKISYDRLEESEKNIFLDIACFFKWENVEYVTKVLKKCGFYPNIGIKVLMDKSLITIESNRLVMHDLLQDMGREIVRQESHKEPGKRTRLWFHEDVPHVLEENMGTNKIEGILVELPKRGLIRWSSETFKKMKSLRLFISRNAHFSAKPTYLPNELRVLDWAECPLQFLPSNFHGQKLTVLRMRNGLFKAPKEGFKNFQNLRIMEFIHCKFLIEIPDISRIPNLEKLDCFDCESLVKVHDSVGFLDRLTDLSFLYCSNLISLPRSLKLRSLENLELGFCSRLQDFPKIECEMECLRRLVICYIAIKELPSSTGYFTGLSELYIESCKNLMYLPSSILQLQHLKFISLKNCTKLAKLPTKEFETPSSTELFSSPPLGNSCIFDDGCSSIGFL, from the exons atggcttcttcttcttcttccacccgTCTATGGTCTTATGATGTATTCTTGAGCTTTAGAGGTCAAGATACCCGTGAAGATTTTATTGCTCATCTATGCAAGGCTTTGCGTCAAAAGGGAATCTATACCTACATGGATGATAGGCTTCAAGAAGGGGATGAAATTTCACCGACACTTTTCAAAGCCATCAAAGAGTCCAGGACTGCAATTGTTGTACTATCTGAAAACTATGCATCATCCACATGGTGCTTGGGCGAGCTCATGGAGATCCTTGCGTGTAGAGAAACAAAGCAGCAAATCGTTCTGCCTTTGTTTTACAAAGTAGATCCATCAGACGTACGACATCAAAGAAAGAGTTTTGGCGAAACATTCGCAAAACATGAAGGCAGATTCAAGGAGGGCACTGTGCAGAGCTGGAAGGTAGCCCTGCATAAAGTGGCTAATTTGTTCGGCTGGCATCTAGAACAAAG GAATGAATTCAAATTTATCAAGGAAATTGTTCAAGTGGTCTCAAGAATGGTAAGTCATACATACTTGAACGTCGCCAAGTATCCAATTGGAATAGAGTCTCGTGTACAAGATATCAATGTACTTTTAAGTATTGGAATGAGTGACAAACGCATGGTAGGAATCTTCGGAGttggtggaattggtaagacaactatcGTCAAAGCGATCTATAACTTGATTTCTTATCAATTTGAAGATAGTTGTTTTCTTGCAAACATTAGAGAAAATTCAAAGCGAGAGTGCGGTCTAGTCCAATTGCAAGAGACACTTCTTTTTGAGATCCTAGGCGACTCAAGTTTGAAGATTGGTAATGTTGATCGAGGAATCAATGTCATCAAAGAAAGGCTTTGCAGTAAAAGAGTTCttttagttcttgatgatgtagATGAGTTGATCCAATTAGAAACATTATCTGGAGAGCatgattg TCAGCATGCCTTCCAAAGTGACAAACCTAATGATGATTTTGTGGAACTTACAGAACATGCATTATGTTATGCTGGGGGCCTTCCACTAGCTTTGGCAGTGTTAGGTTCAAATCTATATGGAAGAGACAAATATCATTGGAAAAGTGCATTGGAAAAGTACAAAAGAATTCCCGAAAAAAATATTCATGAAAAGCTGAAAATAAGTTATGATAGATTGGAGGAAAGTGAGAAGAATATATTCCTTGACATTGCTTGTTTCttcaagtgggagaatgtagaATATGTCACTAAAGTACTAAAAAAATGTGGTTTCTATCCAAATATAGGCATTAAAGTGCTTATGGATAAGTCTCTCATAACCATTGAGTCCAACAGATTGGTCATGCATGACTTACTGCAAGatatgggtagagaaattgttcgtcAAGAATCACACAAAGAACCTGGCAAACGCACTAGGTTGTGGTTTCATGAAGACGTTCCTCATGTATTAGAAGAAAATATG GgaacaaacaaaattgaaggaATATTGGTGGAGTTGCCTAAACGAGGCTTGATACGCTGGAGTTCTGAAACCTTCAAGAAGATGAAAAGCCTCAGGTTGTTTATAAGTCGTAATGCACACTTTTCTGCAAAACCTACTTATCTCCCTAATGAGTTAAGAGTGCTTGATTGGGCTGAATGCCCTTTACAATTTTTGCCGTCGAATTTTCATGGACAAAAACTCACTGTTTTAAGAATGCGTAATGGCCTCTTCAAGGCACCCAAGGAGGGATTCAAG AATTTCCAAAACTTGAGGATTATGGAATTCATTCACTGTAAATTCCTAATAGAAATCCCGGATATTTCAAGAATCccaaatttagagaaattgGATTGTTTTGACTGTGAAAGTTTAGTTAAAGTTCATGACTCTGTTGGATTCCTTGATAGGCTTACCGATCTGTCATTTTTATATTGCTCTAACCTTATCAGTTTGCCAAGAAGCCTTAAGTTGAGATCTTTGGAAAATCTTGAACTTGGATTTTGTTCAAGGCTTCAGGACTTTCCTAAAATTGAGTGTGAAATGGAATGCTTAAGACGGCTTGTAATATGCTACATTGCTATAAAAGAACTGCCTTCATCCACCGGATATTTCACTGGGCTTTCTGAATTATATATTGAAAGTTGCAAAAACCTTATGTATCTCCCAAGTAGCATTCTTCAGTTGCAACATCTAAAGtttatttctctaaaaaattgTACAAAACTTGCTAAGCTTCCAACAAAGGAATTTGAAACTCCATCAAGTACAGAATTATTCTCATCGCCACCGCTAGGGAATTCATGCATTTTCGATGATGGTTGTTCCTCAATTGGGTTTCTATAA
- the LOC132189933 gene encoding uncharacterized protein LOC132189933 isoform X5 — protein sequence MLLLGFCTRGLWDFRWFSFDNPWRWASQIISFYLLFLNLVADARPSPSFTYACEDVNNYYASVENLRGEALKKKLNHIVAPHHSLSYKQVWDALKILDAADIYKPEASSGIIEIYSLRVVPKRLAGKPEGWNREHLWPRSYGLTDGPSMTDIHNIRPADVNVNSSRGNKYYGLCNVSSNKCLRPANKEAASDTETDNERWAPPVKVRGDIARALMYMAVCYGFNQPGGGLDLHLSDSPSIGKREMGLLSTLLKWNEVDPPSREEKFRNKRICKFYQHNRNPFVDHPEFANHIWNPLLQNSKPSPPLSQA from the exons ATGCTACTCTTGGGCTTTTGTACTAG GGGCTTATGGGATTTCAGGTGGTTTAGCTTTGATAACCCATGGAGATGGGCTTCTCAGATTATCTCCTTTTACTTGCTCTTCCTCAATCTTGTAGCAGACGCTCGTCCATCCCCTTCTTTCACATACGCTTGTGAGGATGTTAACAATTATTATGCCAGTGTGGAAAATTTGAGAGGTGAAGCActcaagaaaaaattgaatcaCATCGTTGCCCCGCATCATTCCTTATCCTACAAACAG GTGTGGGATGCCCTCAAGATTCTTGATGCTGCTGATATTTATAAACCAGAAGCGTCATCAGGGAT AATTGAAATTTACTCCTTGAGAGTTGTCCCAAAGCGTTTGGCAGGAAAGCCAGAGGGATGGAATA GGGAACACTTGTGGCCTCGTTCTTATGGGCTAACTGATGGTCCATCAATGACTGATATACACAATATTCGCCCAGCAGATGTGAATG TGAATTCATCTAGGGGAAACAAATACTATGGGCTATGCAATGTTAGCTCAAATAAATGTTTGAGGCCAGCAAACAAAGAAGCCGCTTCAGACACGGAAACTGACAACGAAAGATGGGCACCACCTGTAAAG GTTCGAGGGGATATTGCAAGGGCATTAATGTACATGGCGGTCTGCTATGGGTTTAATCAGCCAGGTGGAGGCCTAGATCTTCACCTTTCAGATTCTCCAAGCATTG GAAAGAGGGAGATGGGACTGCTTTCTACATTGTTAAAATGGAATGAAGTTGATCCACCTTCAAGAGAAGAGAAGTTCAGAAATAAGAGAATATGCAAGTTTTATCAGCATAACAGAAATCCTTTTGTTGATCATCCAGAATTTGCCAATCACATATGGAA CCCCCttcttcaaaattcaaaaccctccCCCCCCCTCTCCCAAGCATAA